The Methyloferula stellata AR4 genome includes a window with the following:
- a CDS encoding NAD-dependent succinate-semialdehyde dehydrogenase translates to MESTVYPNVQLHIAGQWRDAEGGRTIPVLNPATEEQIGTVAHASQSDLDAALAAAAQGFSVWSQTSAFERAKIMRRAAELIRERAKSIALLMTLEQGKPLFESKTETLLAADIIEWFAEEARRTYGRVVPARAPGVYQLVLKEPVGPVAAFTPWNFPINQVVRKLSAALAAGCSIIVKAAEETPASPAELIRAFADAGVPDGVIGLVYGVPSEISAYLIPHPTIRKLTFTGSTPVGKKLAALAGAHMKRVTMELGGHAPAVVFDDADVDVAVKQLIKAKFRNAGQVCVSPTRFLVQAKVYDDFVGKFAGAAKALKVGDGLSEGVDMGPLANERRINAMEALLADARQKGAAIETGGNRIGNKGYFFEPTVVTGVTRDMRMMNEEPFGPLAMMLRFETFEEAVEEANRLPFGLASYAYTRSTKTATMVASCVEAGMMSINHLGLALPEVPFGGMKDSGYGSEGGAEAIEAYLNTKFVSQAGV, encoded by the coding sequence ATGGAGAGCACCGTGTATCCTAACGTTCAGCTGCATATTGCCGGTCAATGGCGCGATGCGGAGGGCGGCCGCACGATTCCGGTGCTGAATCCGGCGACCGAGGAGCAGATCGGTACGGTCGCGCATGCTTCGCAAAGCGATCTCGACGCGGCTCTGGCGGCGGCGGCGCAGGGTTTTTCGGTCTGGAGCCAGACCTCCGCCTTCGAACGGGCCAAGATCATGCGGCGCGCGGCGGAGCTTATCCGCGAGCGCGCCAAATCCATCGCGCTTCTGATGACATTGGAGCAGGGCAAGCCGCTCTTCGAATCGAAGACCGAGACGCTTCTCGCGGCCGACATCATTGAATGGTTCGCCGAGGAGGCGCGCCGCACCTATGGCCGCGTGGTACCGGCGCGGGCGCCCGGCGTCTATCAGCTTGTGCTGAAAGAGCCTGTCGGGCCGGTCGCCGCCTTCACGCCGTGGAATTTTCCGATCAATCAGGTCGTGCGCAAGCTGTCGGCGGCGCTCGCCGCCGGTTGCTCGATCATCGTCAAGGCGGCCGAGGAGACGCCGGCCTCTCCGGCCGAGCTCATTCGCGCCTTCGCCGATGCCGGCGTGCCGGACGGTGTGATCGGGCTCGTCTATGGCGTGCCGTCCGAGATCAGCGCATATCTCATTCCGCATCCGACGATCCGCAAATTGACCTTTACCGGCTCGACGCCGGTCGGCAAAAAGCTCGCCGCTTTGGCGGGCGCCCATATGAAACGCGTTACGATGGAGCTTGGCGGTCATGCGCCCGCCGTCGTCTTCGACGACGCGGATGTGGATGTTGCGGTCAAGCAATTGATCAAGGCCAAGTTCCGCAATGCCGGCCAGGTCTGCGTGTCGCCAACGCGCTTTCTCGTGCAGGCAAAGGTCTATGACGATTTCGTCGGCAAATTCGCCGGCGCCGCGAAGGCGCTCAAGGTCGGCGACGGCCTGAGCGAAGGCGTCGACATGGGGCCGCTCGCCAATGAACGGCGCATCAACGCGATGGAAGCGCTTTTGGCCGACGCGCGGCAAAAGGGTGCTGCGATCGAGACCGGCGGCAATCGCATCGGCAACAAGGGCTATTTCTTCGAGCCGACCGTGGTGACAGGCGTGACGCGCGACATGCGGATGATGAATGAAGAGCCCTTCGGTCCGCTCGCCATGATGCTGCGCTTCGAGACATTCGAAGAGGCGGTGGAAGAGGCCAACCGGCTGCCCTTTGGGCTTGCCTCCTATGCCTATACGCGCTCCACCAAGACCGCGACCATGGTGGCATCCTGCGTCGAAGCCGGCATGATGAGCATCAATCATCTCGGCCTTGCCTTGCCGGAAGTGCCCTTCGGCGGCATGAAGGACAGCGGCTATGGGTCCGAGGGTGGCGCGGAAGCGATCGAAGCCTATCTCAATACGAAATTCGTGTCGCAGGCAGGCGTTTAA
- a CDS encoding B12-binding domain-containing radical SAM protein, with amino-acid sequence MRTRIIHLINPKTDSVTTRPMYLNRALYSPLAGLLAVAACIPRDKYEVVLTDENIETVDFDLKADLVGISAMTSYVNRGYEIADQFRAKGIPVVMGGVHPSFMPEEALQHCNAVVIGEVELVIDKLLDDLEDGAMRGTYKSDILHPMEGMRMPRYDLLKKNRYVNRTFVQTSRGCHQGCTFCAEPLMNGLKFRYRPVDEVIREMEECGERNISINDADFFGTPERPKEVMRALKGRGFHWQAGVTSKLAQDDEMLELAAESGCTLLSIGFESITRSTLTSVHKHVNRPDQFVKLVEKVHSYGMMVFGLFMFGFDGDDLSVFDETVKFNVDAKFDACGFSTLTPYPGTLTWYELKKANRIVSFDWTDYDQAHVVYQPAQMTPDELRVGFKRANHDFYSTSSIASRFPYSGKRQRAQWMIYNLFLRKAFRTQHIDAVSAPTPEPNVIPVPPILPIKQEWRDAVLESIEPAKVA; translated from the coding sequence ATGCGGACGCGCATCATTCATCTCATCAATCCGAAAACGGATTCGGTCACGACCCGCCCCATGTATCTGAACCGGGCGCTCTACTCTCCGCTGGCCGGACTGCTCGCCGTCGCCGCGTGCATTCCACGCGACAAATATGAAGTCGTGCTCACGGACGAGAATATCGAGACGGTCGATTTCGACTTGAAGGCCGATCTCGTCGGCATTTCCGCGATGACGAGTTACGTCAACCGCGGTTACGAGATCGCCGACCAGTTCCGCGCCAAGGGCATCCCCGTCGTCATGGGCGGCGTGCATCCGAGCTTCATGCCGGAGGAAGCGCTCCAGCATTGCAACGCCGTCGTCATCGGGGAAGTCGAGCTTGTGATCGACAAATTGCTTGATGATCTCGAAGATGGCGCGATGCGCGGCACCTATAAATCCGACATATTGCATCCGATGGAAGGGATGCGGATGCCGCGTTACGATCTGCTCAAGAAAAACCGCTATGTGAACCGCACCTTCGTCCAGACTTCGCGCGGCTGTCATCAAGGCTGCACCTTCTGCGCCGAGCCGCTGATGAACGGCCTCAAATTCCGCTATCGCCCCGTCGACGAGGTGATCCGCGAGATGGAGGAATGCGGCGAGCGCAACATCTCGATCAATGATGCGGATTTCTTCGGAACGCCGGAACGCCCGAAGGAGGTGATGCGCGCCTTGAAGGGACGCGGATTTCATTGGCAGGCCGGCGTCACCTCGAAACTCGCCCAGGATGACGAGATGCTAGAGCTCGCGGCCGAAAGCGGCTGCACGCTTTTGAGCATCGGCTTCGAGTCGATCACGCGCTCGACGCTGACCAGCGTGCATAAGCACGTCAACCGGCCGGACCAATTCGTCAAGCTGGTCGAGAAGGTGCATTCTTACGGGATGATGGTCTTCGGCCTGTTCATGTTCGGCTTCGACGGCGACGATCTTTCGGTCTTCGACGAAACCGTCAAATTCAACGTCGATGCCAAATTCGATGCTTGCGGGTTCTCGACGCTGACGCCTTATCCCGGCACGCTCACCTGGTATGAGCTGAAGAAGGCGAACCGCATCGTCTCCTTCGATTGGACGGATTACGATCAGGCCCATGTCGTCTATCAGCCGGCGCAAATGACGCCGGACGAATTGCGCGTTGGCTTTAAACGCGCCAATCATGATTTCTATTCGACCTCTTCGATCGCCAGCCGGTTCCCCTACAGCGGCAAGCGGCAGCGGGCGCAATGGATGATCTACAATCTTTTCCTGCGCAAAGCGTTCCGGACGCAGCATATCGATGCGGTCTCGGCGCCGACGCCGGAGCCCAATGTCATTCCCGTGCCTCCGATCCTGCCGATCAAACAGGAATGGCGCGACGCCGTGCTCGAGTCGATCGAGCCTGCGAAGGTGGCGTGA